A part of Paenarthrobacter sp. A20 genomic DNA contains:
- a CDS encoding 50S ribosomal protein L25/general stress protein Ctc, giving the protein MSEQKLTAELRTEFGKGFARRARMAGQIPAVIYGHGAEPIHINLPGRATTLAVRVSNALLAIDVDGEQHLTLVKDIQRDPVKQIIEHVDLQTVKAGEKVTVDIAIHVSGEVAPGAVASLEATTVSLEAEATHVPTAVEVSIEGLKAGESIHASDLVLPKGSTLLTEGDTLVVRIAETASEAEEEAAPAAE; this is encoded by the coding sequence ATGTCTGAGCAGAAGCTCACCGCAGAACTGCGCACCGAATTCGGCAAGGGTTTCGCCCGCCGTGCACGCATGGCCGGCCAGATCCCGGCTGTTATCTACGGCCACGGCGCAGAGCCGATCCACATCAACCTGCCGGGCCGCGCCACCACGCTGGCAGTCCGCGTTTCCAACGCCCTCCTGGCGATCGACGTCGACGGCGAGCAGCACCTGACGCTCGTCAAGGACATCCAGCGCGATCCCGTAAAGCAGATCATCGAGCACGTTGACCTCCAGACCGTGAAGGCCGGCGAGAAGGTTACCGTCGACATCGCAATCCACGTTTCCGGTGAAGTTGCTCCGGGTGCTGTTGCCAGCCTCGAAGCCACCACGGTTTCCCTCGAAGCCGAGGCAACCCACGTTCCCACCGCCGTCGAGGTCAGCATCGAAGGCCTCAAGGCCGGCGAGAGCATCCACGCTTCGGACCTCGTCCTGCCGAAGGGTTCCACCCTGCTCACCGAAGGTGACACCCTGGTGGTCCGCATCGCTGAGACCGCTTCCGAAGCTGAAGAAGAAGCAGCACCGGCTGCCGAGTAG
- a CDS encoding LuxR C-terminal-related transcriptional regulator, with protein sequence MSAELLNKGGGGAARAAAPDLVGGPTDRQTWSLLARSHDLSKAGKYLESPDSYGVVLTGQRGIGKSGLARAVVSSLGPKVHSLQLRNTVANGQTPYGCLGFLLARLPSEAVSSPTGILHAVTSLIRTEAAGRDTVLIVDNAGGMDPMSTGVLLNLMATGTAKVVATVQRASDLPADFHRLVLEGELGEVHLNTLSEEQTKQVLGSVLGHYVSSTLVGSLHSAVGGNPMLLHALLEEQRHTGNLVLNDSVWTLRDRIKLEGATVVEDFVRSRLARETQASRTVVEILACAQRATLMDLAAIFGTEVLVEMEESGLLTVERCGDHWVSLRDPYVGEVVRGWLSTRRRRELRLMLHGPQEPELQGLAAQDLLSYAAWMHSCEDEPMPSPAHALAAGRAALDDYDPNFAIQCTLSLGPKDVEWVPGQRLKAAAYLMLDLPLHAAQALDEVSESHLAALDPLEFAEITAAKCQAMTWIDGRSGMVPGVVSDGLETLETMAEAYPAETLAKARNRLHLCSYEYNSYMGEYAAMIDDLEGELAKDPDADREHWLRSSFFLIEARCILGRELEAQELARTVSRNLGDTDRPAQLEEAFARHAFLVLLLSGQWRQCIELIRRTPSRSSRLQYRGALTELGIGLAYAYAGKPASAIEPLRSAVAQLELRPAMNMNKVAYAATAFAYAQVGNSVEAGRYLDLYRTCRGVGTFFSESVAGFCSEMAGRWMGDPEVKQRLLARVRNDIDKQRLTTAGIYLFGATVEGTDDEYRLLEDIAGRRQGPLAEISGNLARGALARSSRSLLAAADAAATLDLLVVEARCVAMALDFARDAGETTAARTAQLRLERLEHSVSTLPIQPRSDAPVLTERERQIAKLAGKGVSNREIAMDIGVSVRTVEGHLYQVFTKLGVSSRGELNGLL encoded by the coding sequence ATGTCGGCGGAGTTGCTAAACAAGGGCGGGGGAGGCGCAGCAAGGGCTGCGGCTCCCGATCTTGTGGGCGGACCAACCGACAGGCAAACGTGGTCACTCCTGGCCCGGAGCCATGATCTGTCAAAGGCCGGCAAATACCTTGAGTCACCTGATTCCTATGGAGTAGTGCTCACGGGCCAGCGGGGAATCGGCAAATCCGGGCTTGCCCGCGCTGTTGTATCTTCGCTGGGGCCCAAGGTCCACAGCCTCCAATTGCGCAACACCGTAGCCAACGGCCAAACCCCGTACGGATGCCTGGGGTTCCTGTTGGCCCGGCTGCCGTCCGAAGCCGTAAGTTCCCCTACCGGGATCCTGCACGCAGTGACCAGCCTGATCAGGACAGAGGCCGCGGGCCGGGACACGGTTCTCATCGTGGACAACGCCGGTGGCATGGACCCCATGAGTACGGGCGTGCTGTTGAACCTCATGGCCACGGGTACCGCAAAGGTCGTTGCCACGGTCCAGCGCGCCAGCGACCTCCCTGCTGACTTCCACCGCCTGGTCCTTGAAGGTGAGCTGGGCGAAGTCCACCTCAACACCTTGAGCGAGGAACAGACCAAGCAAGTGCTGGGCTCTGTGCTGGGGCACTACGTATCCTCGACTTTGGTGGGCTCGCTGCATTCGGCTGTTGGCGGTAACCCCATGCTCCTCCACGCCCTCCTCGAAGAGCAGAGGCATACCGGCAATCTGGTCCTGAACGATTCCGTGTGGACGCTCAGGGACCGGATCAAGCTGGAGGGCGCAACGGTTGTTGAGGACTTTGTCCGCTCCAGGCTGGCGCGCGAAACGCAGGCCAGCAGGACCGTCGTCGAAATCCTGGCCTGTGCGCAGCGCGCCACCCTCATGGACTTGGCAGCCATCTTCGGGACAGAGGTCCTGGTGGAGATGGAGGAATCCGGGCTGCTCACCGTGGAGCGGTGCGGTGACCATTGGGTCTCCCTCCGCGATCCCTACGTTGGCGAGGTAGTCCGCGGCTGGTTGAGCACCCGCCGCAGGCGTGAATTGCGCCTGATGCTGCACGGCCCCCAAGAACCTGAGTTGCAGGGGTTGGCGGCGCAGGATCTCCTCAGCTACGCCGCGTGGATGCATTCGTGCGAGGACGAGCCAATGCCCTCGCCGGCGCATGCCCTCGCGGCCGGGCGTGCGGCGCTGGATGACTACGACCCCAATTTCGCCATCCAGTGCACGCTGTCACTGGGCCCGAAAGATGTGGAGTGGGTACCCGGGCAACGACTGAAGGCCGCGGCATATCTCATGCTGGACCTGCCGTTGCATGCTGCACAGGCGTTGGATGAGGTGTCCGAGTCCCATCTCGCTGCCCTGGATCCACTGGAATTCGCGGAGATTACGGCAGCAAAATGCCAGGCCATGACATGGATTGATGGGCGTTCGGGCATGGTGCCGGGAGTTGTTTCCGATGGGCTTGAGACCCTTGAAACCATGGCGGAGGCCTATCCGGCAGAGACGCTGGCCAAGGCGCGCAACCGCCTCCACCTGTGCAGCTACGAATACAACTCCTACATGGGCGAGTACGCCGCCATGATCGACGATCTGGAAGGGGAACTGGCCAAGGACCCGGACGCGGACCGCGAGCACTGGCTGAGGTCCTCCTTCTTCCTGATTGAGGCCCGTTGCATTCTTGGCCGGGAGCTTGAGGCGCAGGAACTCGCCAGGACCGTGTCACGGAATCTCGGTGACACAGACCGTCCAGCCCAGCTGGAGGAGGCCTTCGCCAGGCACGCCTTCCTGGTGCTGTTGTTGTCGGGGCAGTGGCGGCAGTGCATCGAACTCATACGGCGCACGCCATCGAGGTCATCACGGCTCCAGTACCGGGGTGCGCTGACTGAACTGGGCATCGGCCTCGCGTACGCCTACGCGGGCAAGCCTGCCAGCGCCATCGAACCGCTGCGGTCCGCCGTTGCCCAGCTTGAACTCCGTCCGGCCATGAACATGAACAAGGTAGCGTACGCCGCTACCGCTTTTGCCTACGCCCAAGTGGGCAATTCAGTGGAGGCCGGGCGGTATTTGGACCTCTACAGGACGTGCAGGGGAGTGGGGACATTCTTCTCCGAATCCGTTGCTGGGTTCTGCTCGGAAATGGCGGGGCGTTGGATGGGGGATCCTGAGGTCAAGCAGCGGCTCCTGGCGCGGGTGCGCAACGACATCGATAAGCAGCGGTTGACGACCGCCGGCATTTACCTCTTTGGTGCCACAGTTGAAGGGACCGACGACGAGTACCGGCTGCTCGAAGACATTGCCGGGCGTCGCCAAGGGCCCCTCGCCGAGATTTCGGGGAACCTCGCCCGAGGCGCCCTGGCCAGGAGCTCCCGGTCCCTCCTGGCCGCCGCGGATGCTGCCGCAACGCTGGACCTGCTGGTGGTTGAGGCCCGGTGTGTGGCCATGGCATTGGACTTTGCCCGGGACGCCGGCGAGACAACAGCGGCCCGGACAGCCCAACTGAGGCTGGAGCGCCTGGAACATTCCGTGTCAACATTGCCGATCCAACCGCGCAGCGACGCGCCGGTACTGACCGAGCGGGAACGCCAAATTGCTAAACTCGCCGGGAAGGGAGTCAGCAACCGTGAAATCGCGATGGATATTGGGGTGTCTGTGCGAACTGTCGAGGGCCATTTGTACCAAGTGTTTACCAAGCTCGGTGTGTCGTCTCGAGGCGAGCTCAATGGACTCCTATGA
- a CDS encoding ribose-phosphate diphosphokinase — protein sequence MSEITAHGEKKLILAAGRAHPELAQEIAKELETELLPIDAYDFANGEIYVRSAESVRGTDAFVIQAHPAPLNNWLMEQLIMIDSLKRASAKRITVVSPFYPYSRQDKKGRGREPISARLVADLYKTAGADRIMSVDLHTSQIQGFFDGPVDHLMAIPLLADYIRTKVEADNITVVSPDTGRVRVAEQWAERLGGAPLAFVHKSRDLTVPNQAVSKTVVGQVEGRTCVLIDDMIDTGGTISGAVQVLKNAGAKDVIIACTHAVFSDPAAQRLADSGAREVVVTNTLPIPAEKRFPSLTVLSIAPLIARAIREVFDDGSVTSLFDGKA from the coding sequence ATGAGCGAAATTACCGCACACGGAGAGAAGAAGTTGATTCTCGCCGCCGGAAGGGCGCATCCGGAGCTGGCGCAGGAAATCGCGAAGGAGCTGGAGACCGAGCTCCTGCCCATCGACGCCTACGACTTCGCCAATGGGGAAATCTACGTCCGTTCGGCCGAGAGCGTGCGAGGCACTGATGCCTTCGTCATCCAGGCCCACCCGGCCCCGCTGAACAACTGGCTCATGGAGCAGTTGATCATGATCGATTCCCTCAAGCGCGCCTCGGCCAAGAGGATCACGGTTGTTTCGCCGTTCTACCCGTACTCCCGCCAGGACAAGAAGGGCCGCGGCCGCGAGCCCATCTCCGCCCGCCTGGTCGCCGACCTCTACAAGACTGCCGGCGCGGACCGCATCATGTCCGTGGACCTGCACACCTCGCAGATCCAGGGCTTCTTCGACGGCCCCGTTGACCACCTGATGGCCATCCCGCTGCTGGCTGACTACATCCGCACCAAGGTCGAGGCCGACAACATCACTGTTGTTTCCCCGGACACCGGACGTGTCCGCGTTGCCGAGCAGTGGGCCGAGCGCCTGGGCGGTGCCCCGCTGGCGTTCGTGCACAAGAGCCGCGACCTCACGGTTCCCAACCAGGCCGTCTCCAAGACGGTTGTTGGCCAGGTTGAAGGCCGCACCTGCGTTCTGATCGACGACATGATCGACACTGGTGGAACCATCTCCGGCGCTGTCCAGGTCCTGAAGAACGCCGGTGCCAAGGACGTCATCATCGCCTGCACGCACGCTGTCTTCTCCGACCCCGCCGCGCAGCGCCTGGCCGATTCCGGCGCCCGCGAAGTGGTGGTCACCAACACGCTGCCCATCCCGGCTGAGAAGCGCTTCCCGTCACTGACGGTGTTGTCGATCGCACCGCTGATTGCACGCGCCATCCGTGAAGTGTTCGACGACGGTTCGGTCACCAGCCTGTTCGACGGCAAGGCATAA
- the pth gene encoding aminoacyl-tRNA hydrolase: MSDTWLIVGLGNPGSEYSNNRHNVGQMVLDELASRMGGKFKVHKARAQVVEGRLGIGGPRVVLAKPMTYMNTSGGPVAGLCNFFDIAPDHVIAVHDEIDIPFNTVKLKLGGGEGGHNGLRDISKALATKDYLRVRVGVGRPPGRMETADYVLRDFATAEKKELPFLLDEAADAVELLMDQGLLSAQQKHHPAKS; this comes from the coding sequence ATGAGTGACACCTGGCTGATTGTCGGCCTCGGCAACCCCGGCAGTGAGTACAGCAACAACCGGCATAACGTGGGCCAGATGGTGCTGGATGAGCTCGCGTCCCGCATGGGTGGGAAGTTCAAGGTCCATAAGGCCCGCGCCCAGGTGGTGGAGGGCCGGCTGGGCATCGGTGGCCCTCGCGTGGTCCTGGCCAAGCCCATGACGTATATGAACACGTCCGGGGGACCCGTAGCGGGGCTGTGCAACTTCTTCGACATCGCACCGGACCACGTCATAGCGGTCCACGATGAAATCGACATCCCTTTTAACACAGTCAAGCTAAAACTGGGCGGCGGTGAGGGCGGGCACAACGGCCTGCGGGACATCTCAAAAGCACTCGCCACCAAGGATTATCTGCGGGTTCGTGTAGGGGTGGGGCGGCCGCCGGGACGGATGGAGACCGCCGATTACGTCCTCCGGGATTTCGCCACCGCAGAAAAGAAGGAACTGCCTTTCCTGCTTGACGAGGCGGCCGACGCCGTGGAGTTGCTCATGGACCAGGGCCTGCTGTCGGCGCAGCAGAAACACCACCCCGCGAAATCTTGA